The nucleotide sequence CTGAGCGTGGCGATCTTCGGAACGGCGCTGATCGTGGCGAGCCTGCCGCTGTTCACGCAGTTCACCCCCTGGCCCGGCGGGTCGTGGCGCGAAGTGGTGCTCACCATCGCCGTGGGCGCCCTGCTGGTGCTGGAAGTGATTCGCCCCGGCGAGCGCCCGCTGGAACGCGTGGTGTACTCGCTGTTCGGGCTGCTCTACATTCCCTGGTTGCTGGGCTATTTCCTGCTGCTGCGCTACTCGCCCGACGGGGAACAGGGCCTACTGTATTTCACTCTGCCACTGCTGGCGACCTTCGCCGCCGACATCGGTGGGTTTTTCGCCGGGCACTTTTTCGGGCGTCGCAAACTGGCACCCGAGGTCAGCCCCGGCAAGACGGTGGAAGGCGCTGTGGGCGGGCTGGTGTTCAGTTTCGTGGTCGTGCTGGTGGTCAGCCAGTCGGCAGGCATCTGGACCCCGCTGGAGGCGTTCCTGTACTCGATTCTGGTGGCGAGCGCCTCGCAACTCGGGGACCTCTCGGAAAGCCTGATCAAACGCGCCCTGCGGACCAAAGACAGCGGCAACAGCCTGCCGGGGCACGGCGGCTTTCTCGACCGCCTCGACAGCCTGATGTTCGCGGTTCCGGCCACCTACCTGTTTCTCAACATCAGCGCTTTCACGAATTGACGCGGCTCTGAGCGACACCGCTTTGCAAGGGT is from Deinococcus wulumuqiensis R12 and encodes:
- a CDS encoding phosphatidate cytidylyltransferase, whose translation is METLSTRVLTSVVGFVIVSAVVWIGWWAMLPALIAVSFFGLHEYFRMLDRNDLDVRRLSVAIFGTALIVASLPLFTQFTPWPGGSWREVVLTIAVGALLVLEVIRPGERPLERVVYSLFGLLYIPWLLGYFLLLRYSPDGEQGLLYFTLPLLATFAADIGGFFAGHFFGRRKLAPEVSPGKTVEGAVGGLVFSFVVVLVVSQSAGIWTPLEAFLYSILVASASQLGDLSESLIKRALRTKDSGNSLPGHGGFLDRLDSLMFAVPATYLFLNISAFTN